The Candidatus Thiothrix anitrata genome includes the window TGATGGTTGACCCCGAAGCCGCTTGCCAAAACTTGCAACGTCTTGCTGCTGATGGCGTGGTGGGCAAGTTTGGCTTTTACGAAGCAGTCGATTACACCCCGTCACGCCAGCGGCGCGGGAAAGAGCAGGTCGTCATCCAGTCGTTCATGGCGCACCATCAGGGCATGAGTTTGCTGGCTCTGGCTTATCTGTTGCTGGATCGCCCGATGCAACGCCGTTTTGCCGCCAACCCACAATTTCAGGCGACGCTGTTATTGCTGCAAGAGCGCATCCCCAAAGCCACCGCGTTCTACACCCAAGCGGCGGAAGTGGCGGAAGTATTGCTGGCTTCCAGCGAACCGCAAATCCCGATCCGCGTACTCAAAAATCCGAATACGCTCCTTCCAGAAGTGCAGTTGCTCTCCAACGGGCGTTACAACGTGATGATAACGAATGCGGGCGGCGGCTACAGCCGTTGCAAGGATTTTGCCGTCACGCGCTGGCAGGAAGACAGTACCCGTGACCATTGGGGTACGTTCTGCTACATCCGCGACGTAGCCAGTGGCGAATTCTGGTCAACCGCACATCAACCGACGCTTGCTCCGGCAAACCATTACGAAGCGATTTTCTCGGAAGGTCGTGCCGAATTCCGCCGCCGTGACCACAATTTTGATACGCACATCGACATCGTGGTATCGCCGGAAGATGACATCGAATTGCGCCGCGTGCGCATCACCAACGATTCACCGCTGCAACGTACCATCGAAGTCACCAGTTACGCCGAAGTGGTGTTAGCATCCCCAGCTTCCGACACCTTGCACCCCGCATTCAGCAAGCTGTTTGTGCAGACCGAAATCATCGAGCCGTTGCAAGCGATCCTGTGCACCCGCCGCCCCCGCGCCCTCGATGAACACAGCCCGTGGCTGTTCCATTTAATGGCGGTGCATGAAGGCGATTCCAGCGGTATTTCGTATGAAACCGACCGGGCGCAATTCATCGGGCGCGGCAATACCCTCGTTGCCCCGCACGCCATGACCACCGCCGATCACCTGTCCAACAGCGTCGGCGCAGTGCTTGACCCCATCGTTGCCATCCGCCACCGCATTACGCTCGAACCCGAAGCCTCGGTGACGCTCGATATGGTCATGGGCATCGCCGATACCCGCGAAGCCAGCTTGCAACTGGTGGAAAAATACCGTGACCGCCGCCTCGCTGACCGCGTGTTCGATCTGGCCTGGACGCACAGCCAAGTGGTATTACGCCAGCTCAATGCCAGCGAAGCCGAAGCGCAACTTTACGGGCGGCTTGCCAATTCGGTCATCTATTCCCACGCCTTGCTACGGGCAGATGCCAGCACATTGATCAGCAATCACCGGGGGCAATCCGGCTTGTGGGCGCACGCCATTTCCGGCGACCTGCCGATTGTGTTGTTGCAAATCAAGGATCTGGACAATATCGAATTGGTACGCCAACTGGTCAAAGCCCATGCCTACTGGCGTTTGAAAGGCTTGACGGTGGATCTGGTGATCTGGAACGAAGACCGCGAAGGCTACCGTCAGTTGCTGCAAGAACAAATCATGGGGCTAATTGCGTGGGGCGTGGAAGCGCACGTCATCGACCGCCCCGGTGGTATTTTTGTACGCCATGCCGACCAGATTTCCAGCGAAGACCGCATCCTGATCCAATCGGTTGCCCGCGTCATTATCACCGACAGCAAAGGTTCGCTGACCGATCAAGTGAATCGGCGCGGCTTGCTGGATGTACGTGTCCCGCCTTTCAAACCCAGTCGCTACCCCTTCCCTGCCCCAGCAACCGTGGGCAGTTTATTGCCGCGTGACGACCTGATCCTGTTCAACGGCTTGGGTGGATTTACTGCTGATGGGCGCGAATACGTGATTACCCCGACCACCGACCAGACCACACCCGCGCCGTGGGTCAATGTGCTGGCCAATCCCCACTTTGGCACAGTCATTTCCGAAAGCGGGCAAGCCTATACCTGGGGCGAAAATGCCCACGAATTCCGCCTGACCCCGTGGCATAACGACCCGGTCAGCGATTTAAGCGGCGAAGCCCTGTATTTGCGCGATGAAGACAGCGGGGAATTTTGGTCGCCCACGCCGCTACCGTGTCCGGGAACGGGCGCGTACATCAGCCGCCACGGTTTCGGCTACAGCGTGTTTGAACACAATGAAAACGGCATTTACTCAGAACTCACCGTGTTTGTGGCACTGGATGCGTCGGTCAAATTCTCGGTGCTGAAAGTACGCAACGCCTCCGGGCGCACCCGCCAGCTTTCCGCCACAGGTTACGTGGAATGGGTGCTGGGCGATTTAACCCCGAAATCAGCCCCTCATGTGATTACCGAATGCACTGCCCCACAAGGCGCAGTATTCGCCCGCAACGCCTACAGCATGGAGTTTGCGGAGCGGGTAGCATTCTTCGCGGTGGATGATGCGAATCGTACTGTCACGGGCGACCGTGCCGAATTCATCGGGCGCAATGGTTCATTACGTAACCCAGCGGCACTGCAACGGGCGTACCTGTCCGGCAAAGTGGGCGCAGCACTTGACCCGTGCGCCGCTATCCAAGTGCCGTTTGAACTGGCGGCAGGACGTGAGCGGGTGATTGTCTTCAAGTTGGGTGCAGGGCGTGATATGCACGATGCGCAAGCCTTGGTGCAACGTTTCCGGGGCATGGCGGCGACACTCGACGTACTCAAACGGGTGCAGGATTATTGGGTGCAAACCTTGAGTACCGTGCAGGTGGAAACGCCTGATCCGACGGTGAACATGCTCGCCAACGGCTGGCTGTTGTACCAAACGCTGGGTTGTCGCTTGTGGGGGCGCAGCGGCTATTACCAATCCGGCGGCGCATTTGGTTTCCGCGACCAGTTGCAGGATGTAATGGCGTTAGTTCATGCCGAACCGCACAAAGTCCGCGAACATTTGTTGCTGTGTGCTGGGCATCAGTTTAGCGAAGGCGACGTGCAACACTGGTGGCATCCGCCATCCGACCGGGGGGTGCGCACCCAATGTTCCGATGATTATTTGTGGTTGCCGCTGGTGACGTGCCGTTACATCCTGACCACGGGCGACATGGCGGTGCTGGATGAGCAACGCGGTTTCCTCAGCGGGCGTGCGGTGAGTGCCGGGGAAGATTCGTACTACGACTTGCCGGGGCATTCGGCTGACGTTGCCAGCCTGTACCAGCATTGTGTCCGCGCCATCCTGCACGGCTTGCGCTTTGGTGAACACGGTTTGCCGCTGATGGGTTCGGGCGACTGGAATGACGGCATGAATCTGGTCGGCATCGAAGGCAAAGGCGAAAGCATCTGGCTGGGCTTTTTCCTGTGCGAAGTGCTGGGGCAATTTGCCGAACTGGCACGGGTGCGCAATGACATCCCCTTTGCCGAACGTTGCCAGCAAGAACGTTACCAATTGCACCAAAATCTCGAACGCCACGGCTGGGATGGCGCGTGGTATCGCCGCGCCTACTTCGACGACGGCACGCCGCTGGGTTCAAGCAGCAACCCTGAATGCCAGATTGATTCGATTGCACAAAGCTGGTCGGTACTCTCTGGCGTGGGTGCGCCCGAACGCACCGCACAGGCGATGCAATCGCTGAATCAGCATCTGGTGCGCCGCGATCACGCGCTGGTGCAATTGTTAGACCCGCCCTTCAATACCTCCGCCTTGAACCCCGGTTATATCCGTGGCTATGTGCCGGGGGTGCGCGAAAACGGTGGGCAATATACTCACGCGGCGATTTGGGCGGCGATGGCGTTTGCGCGTTTGGGCGACAGCGCACGGGCATGGGAATTGCTGGGGATGATTAACCCGATCAACCACGCCACTTCCCCGCAAACGGTGGCAACGTACAAGGTCGAGCCGTATGTGATTGCTGCCGACGTATACGCCGTGGCCCCACATACAGGACGCGGCGGCTGGACTTGGTATACCGGCTCGGCAAGCTGGATGTACCGGCTCATTACCGAATCGTTGCTGGGCTTGCGGCGTGAAGGCGATAGTTTGCGCTTTGAGCCGTGTTTACCACCAGAGTGGACGGAATTCAAAATGCTGTATCGTTATCGGGAAACGCTTTACCACATCGTTATTACGCAATTAAATGTGCCGGATTGTGACAATACCGTGACATTGGATGGCATTAATCAATCCAACCGTATTATTCCTTTGCAGAATGACCGTATTGAGCATTATGTTGAGGTTAAAATAACCTCAAATTATTGTAACTACTCAGTCTATCCAAAAGCCGCTCTGAGGGACTCAAACGGATTTCTCCCCTGAAGCTTGTCGGTTTCCCACACGGAACGGAGTACACAAAACGCCTCGGCACCGCCGATTGCACGAAACCCACCCGCGACCTTGAGTTTGACCTTGACAGGTCGAACCGCCCGTTCCGCCAAATTGTTGTCAAACGGTACGTCAAACCGCTGGATGAATCGCAATACCGAATCCTTGAAGTCACGTAGACGACATAACAGGTTTCTGGCGGGGTCTTGTTTGGCTTTGCCTTGTTTGGGGCTGGTTTTGGGTTGTTCGGGGAAAATCAACAGTCCGTGGTTCACCCATTGGTCATAACGCTGTTCCAGTTCAGCCATTTGTTCCGGCGACAGTGCCGTTTGTTGCGCGTCTTTTGCTTCAGCCACTGCGGTTTTGGCATCAATCAACACCTGTTTGAGTTGTGCAGGCCACTGATGCTTGAGGGTTTCATCAAAGTAGTTCAACTCCCGCAGCAGATGTGCTCCACAAAGACTGTGTACCACCTGCTCAAAACGGAAATACGGTTTCCAATGGTCATGAACCGCTACACCTTGGAACGCCGGTAGGATTCCCGCTGCTGTCATTGCCTCGTATCCACGCCGTGCATGGGTGGTGTAGTAAATCGCTTCGGGGGTGGCAGCTACATGCAGCCATTGAGTTTTGCCTTGCGCCCGCATACCGCTTTCATCAAAGTTAGCCACGTCACTGCTGCTGATGGTGTCCTGAATAGCACTATACGTCGTCGTAAGGTTTTCACTCGCCTGACGAATCCAGTGTTGCACACTGCCATCGGAAGGCTTAACGCCGTATTGGTCGGATACGATCTCGCTCGCCCGTGACAGCGAAATGAAATGACCTTGCACCAAACCCACCGTATAGGCTTTTAAACGTGCGCCGTAGCTGATGTAAGGTGCGAGTGTTGCCGGGAATTCACCTTTATGGACTTTGCCACAGTCACAAGTGCAGACGAGTTGGCGGTGTTCCGTTACGACGATTTGTGGCGCGGGGATGTCCCACTGTTGCCGACATTCTCCCGTTTCGGTCAGGGCTGCGGTTAACGGCAAACCACATTCGCAGTGGCCGGTGACACCGTAATATTCCACTTGGTCAGGCGATGGGTGCATCACGAGGCTATGCCCTTTATGGCCTGGTTGACCGCCTTTCGGGCGTTGCCCCGGCTGACGGGGTTGTGCGGGTTGGCGTTTCAGTCCATCCGATGAAGGCGGTTTGTGTGAATTTTTACTGTTTTTGTTGACCTGTGCTTCTAATTCATTCACACGCGCAGTCAACTGATCAAGGCGGTCAAACAGCGTCAACACCAACTCCACCAATTCCGCGTGGCTTAGCTGCTCAAGAATTTCTCGTGTCGGGCGTGGTAGCTGATTCATACGGATAGCATAGCTGATTTTTTAGGACACTGAGTAGTTACAAATTATTAAGAATAATAGATTTAAATAATAAAGCAGGATTTTATTTTTACGATTTACCTTGCTATATTAGAAAATAAAGAGCCTAATGAAGACATAGAGTTTTTTAGAAGAAATTCCCTCCACCACAAATAAAGGAGATATATTATGAATACCAAAGAAGATTACAAACAAAAAATTGAAGCTGAATTAGCTTTGGCACAAGCTAAATTAGCCGAGTTTCAAGCTCGTGCTAAAGTAGCTTCAGCCGATACTCGCATTAGCTATAACGAACACGTCCATGATATGGGAGAAAAGTTCGATGCGACTAAAGCGAAATTAAAAGAATTTGGCGAAGCTAGCGATGGCGCATGGGAAAACTTGAAGGATGGCGTGGAAAATGCATGGCATTCATTGAGTGATTCCGTTAAAGATGCTACTGCCAAATTCAAAGCCTGAGTTCTCTCCACTCTCCCTGTTCAATCAGTTTTGCTAACACACTAGCATCTTAAGGTAGTTCATTAGCTACCCTCGCATTAGTGAGCTGCCTTCTTTTTAATTCCTTTCAACAAAGCCAATACGCGCTTTAGAGAATAAACCTCATGGACACAAACTACCTATCCGCTAACTGGCATCAAGTCAAAGGCAAAGTGTGTGAGCAATTTGGCAAATTGACGGACGATGATTTACTAGAAATCGGCGGCAAAATTGAAGTTCTTGTAGGTAAATTGCAAGAACACTATGACCTAAGCCTCGAAGAGGCCGAAGCTGCTGTTACTGGCTTAAAAATTGATGCCGAAGGCATGAAGCTAGAAACCAATCTTTAACGCATCTTGGAGTTTTTATGAAAATCATATCTATTTTATTTTCCCTATTAGTTGCAGCTACTTTATTTGGCTGTGACAGTAGCACTGAAAAGAAAGCGATGTGTTGGTTAACGAACGCATTTCCACCCGTAAACACGGCTGGTTAGCTAAAGTGGGCGTCAGTGAAGTCCTCAAAGATTATGATGGCAGTAATACCAAACCGGCATTGGATGTTGGTGCAGAATATCACCGCCCACTAAGTAATCAAACTCAATTCTCTAATGAAGCTTCTGCTTCTGCTATTTTGCAAAATAGTGACAAAAGCTATACTGCCAAAAATGCCATGAGTTTGACCCATGAATTATCGGATCGAGTAGATTGGTTAAATAGCTGGGCAGTAAACTACGATCATAATGATGTCACCAATGCTGATACCACGACTAATGCCGTGAGTTCTACTTACCGTTATTATATTAGTAATAAATTGGCATTTGATACTGTGTTGGCTTTATCTAAAGTCGATGATGATATTGCCAATAATGGCAATGATGAAGTCGACAAATCATTATTCATGGGTGTTACCTATCGCCTGAAATAATATCAGTGCGAAATGAATAATATGTTTTATCGTTCACCCTATTAATGGGTATGAGGTATTTGAAATGAAAACGTTATATAAATTAACTACTGGTGTAGTGACGATTGCTGTTTTATTGAGTTTAACAGCGTGTTCCGGGATGACAACCCGTGAGAAAAATGCTGCCGTTGGCGCGGGTGTTGGCGCTGTTGCTGGGAGCGTCGTGAGTGGTGGATCAACCGCCGGAACCATCGGTGGTGCAGCAGTTGGCGGCGTTATCGGTCACAGCGTGCGCTAAGTGGCGATGCGCTTATATACGAGCTGTGATTTAGCGTTCGAGATTCCTGCACCTACGCCGTTTGTGCTGATGTTGCGCCCGCGCAGTGGGGCGCAGCAGTGGATCACCCGCGAGGAATATCGTCTCGTGCCCAGCGTAGCCGTGTGTGAATTCACTGATAACTACGGCAACCTCTGTCAGCGGTTGGTGGCTCCACGGGGAACTTTCACCATGTACACCTCTGCCGAAGTCGTGACCGCAGACCATGTGGATCAAGCACCGGAAGCAGCGTTTGTTGAGGTGCAAAACCTGCCCGACGTGGAACTCAGTTACTTATTGCCCAGCCGTTACTGCGAATCCGACCGCTTTGGTCAAATGGCAACCGAGATTACCGCAGGGCAACCTGCGGGTTACGCTCAAGTTGCAGCAATTGTGACTTGGTTACGCGCCAATATTGGTTTTGCACCGGGCAGCAGCAACGTTCCGGACTGCTCAGACCGTTTGCGTGCAGCTTATCAAAGAGCAAGCAAATACCGTTATGGATAAATCACCTAATGTCCGCTGCATTCCTTAACACATTAAAACGCTTTTATCGCCCCGCCATTGCGATCGTTCTTACGCTACTCGTCAGCGGCTATTTCGCACGCAATCTGATCTTCGGCACACCCGTTGAAGCGCACCCCGTCGTTCAGGGCGAATTACGTCAAACCGTCGTTGCCAGCGGGCGCATCACTTGGCCGCAACGTATCTCCATCGCGGCGGAAATCACCGGGCGCGTCACTCACATTCCCGTCAAAGAAGGTCAAGCGGTCAAACGCGGCGATTTGTTAATCCAGCTTGCCGATAACACCGACCGCGCCAGCCTCGCCCAAGCCACCACCGCCGTAGCACTCGCCGAAGCCAAACTGCGCCAACAACGCGAAGTCACCTTGCCCACCGCGCAAGAAGCACTGCGCCAAGCCCAAGCCGATGTCGAACAAACCGGTCAGCAACTCACCCGCATTCGCTCGCTCAACAACCAAAAATACATCAGCAAAGCCGAATTGGACACCGCCCAACGCAATCTGGATGTTGCCAACAGCAAGCTGGAAGCGGCGACATTACAAGTGCAAAGCAACCAGCCCAAAGGCAGCGACGCACTACTTGTCACCACCGCCCTGAACCAAGCCCGCGCTTCCTTGCAACTCGCCCAAGTCAAGTTGGCGCAAACCGCCATCCTCGCCCCCGCTGACGGCACGCTGATCAGCCGCAGCATTGAACCGGGCGATATTGCTACCGCTGGCAAAGCCCTCATGGTGTTGGCAGCGCAAGGCGAAACCCAGATCGAAGTGCAAATCGACGAAAAAAACCTCGGTAAACTTGCCGTCGGACAAGTCGCACTGAGTTCTGCCGATGCCTTCCCGCAACAGCGTTTTAACGCCGAAGTCGCCTACATCAACCCCGGCGTGGATG containing:
- a CDS encoding glycine zipper 2TM domain-containing protein, with the translated sequence MKTLYKLTTGVVTIAVLLSLTACSGMTTREKNAAVGAGVGAVAGSVVSGGSTAGTIGGAAVGGVIGHSVR
- a CDS encoding DUF481 domain-containing protein — protein: MLVNERISTRKHGWLAKVGVSEVLKDYDGSNTKPALDVGAEYHRPLSNQTQFSNEASASAILQNSDKSYTAKNAMSLTHELSDRVDWLNSWAVNYDHNDVTNADTTTNAVSSTYRYYISNKLAFDTVLALSKVDDDIANNGNDEVDKSLFMGVTYRLK
- a CDS encoding CsbD family protein, which translates into the protein MDTNYLSANWHQVKGKVCEQFGKLTDDDLLEIGGKIEVLVGKLQEHYDLSLEEAEAAVTGLKIDAEGMKLETNL
- a CDS encoding sll1863 family stress response protein, with protein sequence MNTKEDYKQKIEAELALAQAKLAEFQARAKVASADTRISYNEHVHDMGEKFDATKAKLKEFGEASDGAWENLKDGVENAWHSLSDSVKDATAKFKA
- a CDS encoding efflux RND transporter periplasmic adaptor subunit — encoded protein: MSAAFLNTLKRFYRPAIAIVLTLLVSGYFARNLIFGTPVEAHPVVQGELRQTVVASGRITWPQRISIAAEITGRVTHIPVKEGQAVKRGDLLIQLADNTDRASLAQATTAVALAEAKLRQQREVTLPTAQEALRQAQADVEQTGQQLTRIRSLNNQKYISKAELDTAQRNLDVANSKLEAATLQVQSNQPKGSDALLVTTALNQARASLQLAQVKLAQTAILAPADGTLISRSIEPGDIATAGKALMVLAAQGETQIEVQIDEKNLGKLAVGQVALSSADAFPQQRFNAEVAYINPGVDATRGSVEVKLRVKEPPAYLRQDMTVSVDIETAKKPDALVIPTGALHEPSSDAPWVLVVRNNRTVKQTVTLGLRGDENVEVLSGVAAGEAVIPANLALIKADQRVRVTLLP
- the tnpC gene encoding IS66 family transposase; translated protein: MNQLPRPTREILEQLSHAELVELVLTLFDRLDQLTARVNELEAQVNKNSKNSHKPPSSDGLKRQPAQPRQPGQRPKGGQPGHKGHSLVMHPSPDQVEYYGVTGHCECGLPLTAALTETGECRQQWDIPAPQIVVTEHRQLVCTCDCGKVHKGEFPATLAPYISYGARLKAYTVGLVQGHFISLSRASEIVSDQYGVKPSDGSVQHWIRQASENLTTTYSAIQDTISSSDVANFDESGMRAQGKTQWLHVAATPEAIYYTTHARRGYEAMTAAGILPAFQGVAVHDHWKPYFRFEQVVHSLCGAHLLRELNYFDETLKHQWPAQLKQVLIDAKTAVAEAKDAQQTALSPEQMAELEQRYDQWVNHGLLIFPEQPKTSPKQGKAKQDPARNLLCRLRDFKDSVLRFIQRFDVPFDNNLAERAVRPVKVKLKVAGGFRAIGGAEAFCVLRSVWETDKLQGRNPFESLRAAFG